The Ovis canadensis isolate MfBH-ARS-UI-01 breed Bighorn chromosome 24, ARS-UI_OviCan_v2, whole genome shotgun sequence DNA window cattccaggttcctatgcaatattgctctttacagcataggatcttgcttctatcaccagtcacatccacaactgggtattgtttttgctttggctccatcccttcgttctttctggagttatttctcctctgatctccagtagcatattgggcacctaatgacctcgggagttcctcttttggtatcctatcatattgccttttcatactgttcatggggttctcaaggcaagaatactgaagtggcttgccattcccttctccagtggaccacgttctgtcagacctctccaccatgacccgcccctcttgggttgccccacaggcatggcttggtttcattgagttagacaaggctgtggtcctagtgtgattagattgactagttctctgtgagtatggtttcagtgtgtctgccctctgatgccctcttgcaacacctaccatcttacttgggtttctcttaccttggacgtgggggtatctcttcatggctgctccagcaaagcacagccactgctccttaccttggatgaggggtatctccttaccgccactgttcctgaccttcaatgtgggatagctcctctaaaATGTGCTTTTAAGAATAATCACAGGTAATGATATTTATCATTTGTTTGAGCATCTGCTACATGTAAGCATATTCTGAAAGTGTGAgccgctcagtcatttccaactctttgcgaccccatggactatagactgccaggctcctctgtctatgggattctccaggcaagaatactggagtgggttgccattcccttctccaggggatcttccctacccagggatgcaacccaggtcttctgcatggcaggcagattctgaggcaccatctgagctaccagcggAGCCCATATTCTGCTGGGGCTTTGTAACTGTCACAAGACGCCTAGGCATGTGGCGCCTGTTTGTAAAATGAGAAGCCTGATGCTGAGAGAGGCTGGAGACCCTGCCCAGCATCATACAGCCTGGAGGCAGGGCTTTGAGACACGGTGGGGTGTGCATGCGCATACTCCGTCAGCATGGGGTTGCTTGAGGAGCGACCACTCAGGACACTTCTCTCTGCCATTCTGGCCACTGGCCAAAGAAAGCGGACTTGAACGGGCCAGCATTAGTGTAAGCTCCTGAATGTATGTCCCTGAGGCAGGTAGGTGGAAGGTGCCAGGACTTCTGTTAAAAAcagttactgtttccatttttccgtCCTTCTTCCCGCAGGCCCCAAGAGCAGGCAGGACAAGGCAGGAGAATGATCAGCTGCTTTCTAGCTGGGCGACCTTGAGCAAGCCCCTTCACTTCCCTGAGCATCAGCCGCAGAGTAAGACTGATCATGGTAATGCTGCTGACACTTATTGAGGGCTTTCCTGGACCAAGCGCTATTTTAAGTGCTTTTCGTGTAGGAAGTCAGTCCCTTCAACCACCTTCGGTGGGTGCTTTTAGTGTCATCAATTCACAAAggaagaaaccaaggcacagagagcgATTATATGACTGGCCCAAACTCACAGCCCAGGAGTAACAGCACTGGGGTTCCAACCAGCTAGAAGTCTTGCTTCCAAACATGGTGCTTTCCATACTCGTGCAACTTCTGGCTCTCCAACTCCAGCCGTTgcgggggcggtgggggtgggggggtgggattCAAGAAAAGCACATAATCATCGCCTGACACGTAACAGGTGCTGAATACATGCTGGTTCCTTCGGCCACTTGATCTTCAAGCATGGCGTTCACACATAGCTCTAAATACAAAATCTACTTCCCAACAAGGACACAAGTCCCACCAGATCCCAGGGTAGATTACAACAGTTAACCAGTAACTGGATGCTTTGTCTCTAGGGTTGGTACAGACATGGCCAGATGGTATTGGCCCTGCCTGATTAACCCTCATCAGGCAAGAATTTACAGTTGAATGAATGCTGCAGGATCAAAACAAGGCCATACAAGTTGGGATTCTGCCCAGGTTTCAAAAGGACCCTGTGGCTTTCCATTTAGGACTCATGAGCCCTGAATTCTTAAAGCAGCCTAGGGCAAGCGCCTAGTTATTTGGGTAACTTGCCCCAGGCTGGCCCCCTGCAAGCAGCTAAGCCCATCAGATCTGTTTGGGGGATTGCATTAAATGTGCCCGTTTATGACGGGATGGGGGTGGACTACCTGGGCCTATAACAAGGTGAGGCTCAGTTTCGATAACCAGGAGAGGaaggacagggcttcccaggcggagctagtggtaaagaacccgcctgccaaaggaaatgtaagagacttgggtttgatccctgggcggggaagatcccccagaggagggcttagcaacacactccagtgttcttgcttggagaatcttcatggacagaggagcctggtaggctacggcccatagggtcacaaagagttggacacacctgaagccacttagcacacacgcatccATAGTAAGGACAGTAGTCCCCAGCTCTGCACACTGTGAATGCCTCTGGCTGCAGCTGACCTCACCACAGGCTAGAGGACCCCGTCTTAGCTCAGGCTGTTCAAACAGGATACCataggcagggacttccctggttatccagtggttaagactcgggcttctaatgcaaggggcatgggttccatccctggttggggaactaagatcctaagatctcacatgccacacagcacagccaaataatataAAGTaacaataagaataataaaataactttaaaaagtaaatactaacaaaaataaattttaaaaaaaaagaataccataGACAGGGCAGCATAAACAgccaacatttatttctcacgagtctggaggctggaagttcatggttgggTCCTTGGTGAGGGTCTCTTCCTACTTGTCCTCACATGGCACTGATtccatcatgagggccccacccccATGACCTCATCCAACAAGAATCACCTCCCAGAGGCCCCACCTCAAAACACCATCACACGGCGACGGGGGGCTATGGTTTCAACATACGAATTTTAGGAGGGGACACAGTCCATAACAACTACCATGTGAAAACACGTTACAAGTCACCCCATTTCCTGTTGGCTTTGCTGTTGCTAATCTGGGGTATGGGGACAGCTCCTGGGTGCTGCCCTGCTGGTGCACTGCAGAGGCCCTAACCCATTTCTGTTGCCAAAGGGTGACCAGGGATTTTGGGGGGCTGCGGGGGGGCAGCAGGAAATGAAGGGGTGGAAAGATGCATTTGCTCTGTGCGCCCTCTGCTGGTACTGTGTGAGCAAACCACACGTCATGGAAGTGGACTGAAGTGAAAgctactcactcagtcgtgtccgactctttgtgactatatggtccatggaattctccagaccagaatactggagtgggtagcctttcccttctccagagattggacgaacccagggattgaacccaggtctctggcattgcaagtggattctttaccagttgagccacaaggaaagcccaagaatactggagtgggtagaggtGACTTCCTGCCAAAACTGGTGCGAATCTAGGCTCTCATCTCCCACTGCGCTGACACTTCTGGGCTGTGACTGTCAACCTAGACAACGATGGGAATCATCATCACCTAAGGAAGCTGGGCGTGGGCCTGGGCGTGCgggtctgctcagtcatgtccggctctttgcgaccccctgaactgtaacccaccaggctcctctgtccaaaggacttcccaggcaagaatactcggcAATGGTGTTTTTTTAAAGGTCTCCAGGTGATTCTACATGTGGAGCCCGGGTTGAGAACCTAGATCATCTATTTCAGAAATTCCCAGCCTGGCTGCATTGCAGAATTAGCCTCAAGCTTGACAAAAAGACTGGGGACCCAACCCTGGACATAATCAGAAACTCCAGGGCTGAAGCTTGCTCAGGGAAGTGCTTACAAGTATCCCAAAAGGCCTATTTGAGTTCATTTTGGGTTTTAATAAGTCAAGGTCAAACCATTAATCCTTAAGACATTTTACAGGAACAGACTATCAAATAGTCAGCCTTGGGAAAACAGGCTCACAGGCGTTGAAGGCACTTGATGAGCAGGTGAGGGAAGGGTAGAACCAGGCACCAACAGTTCtagataattatataattaagtcttctgtataactgaatcctCAGTATAAACTTTTAAGTCTTttcttgatgtggaccattttttgtctttattgaatttgttgcaatattgtttctgttttttgcttgttttggctttttggctacaaagcttgtgggatcttagttcctgaaccagggatcaaacccaggccccttgcattggatggcaaagtcttaaccactggaccaccagggaagtctccacacTATAACTTCTTGAGGGTAAAGACAGGAAGAAACTGAAAAGGAGAGACTTCTATGTAGATATCTGGGGAGAAAAGCTTCCAGGCAGAGGAACTGTGTCattacaaaggccctgaggctggaggGTGCTTGACTATTGGAGGAGGAGCAAGGGAAATACTGCCAAGTGAAGTGATCAGCGCAGAGCTGTGGATGAGGCAAGGAAGCTGGGGGAAGGGTCCAGGCCATGCTCCAGGCGGGACCTATAGACCACAGTAAGAATTTCAACTTCTATAGGAGTGATGCAATCCTCTTTTTTCAAAGGATCACTTTGGCTGCTGTGAGAACAGGCTCTAGCAGGGTAAGGACGGAAGCAGAAAGCTGCAATAATCCAGAGGCTACAAGGGCAGCTTGGATCAAGGTGGCGGGGCTGGCGGAGGTGAGAGCAGTCAGGTTCTGGCTGTTTTTAAAGTCGGTATAAAACAGTCTGTCAACAGAACCACATGCCATTTACCCTGAAGAGCCGGCACTTCTGAGTGGGTCTGAAGCCCTCCGGGACCCTCCAGGCCCACCACCAGGCTCTGGGTCACGCCTTCCACTGCACACACAGCCCCTCTACCTAGGGAATTCAGACACACCGTGGCTGAcaatgggggtgaggggagggctgGACAGCATTCCCAAACATCTGAGACACACAATCACAGCCACATCCCCGCAGACCATGGCCTCTGACTGGCAGAATTtaatacagaggaagaaactgaaaaaggagaGACTTTTATGTAGATACCTAGGGAGAAAATTAACAGAGGAAACAACAAACCCACGATAAGCCTAGTCCTATCACTTGCATCATTAACTAAAgacaaatacaaattaaagccGCTTCCTCTTGTTCCTAAGTGCTCCCAAGCTTTCAGAGTTCTCCCCTTTTTCTCTGACCATCAAAGCTTCCCCACAGTGATGTGGATCCAAATCAGAGTCCTCTCTGAGCAAGGGTGTCCGTCCCGCTCCTGTCCAGGGCAGGACAGTCTAGCTGCTCCTGCggcccacctcctccccacaccTGGGGTGCCCTTCAAGGTCCGGGCCCCAGGCCATCTGCACCCCACTCCCCAACTCGCCCCCTGCTGCTGTTCTGCTTTGGACCACCCTACTCTTCTCTTGCCTTGCATATTTCCCCGTCTCTAACACACAGACACTTAGCATCCGGCCTCCCTCCCCACTGACAGTCGACAGTCGGCCCCACATCCCCTCCTTTTCTGAACTACATACGACGCCTTACACCCAGCATAAGAGGTCTGGGATGACTGGCTGACTTGGAAGCCTGCGGTAACAaactgtgtggttttttttttaatttttatttttcctagctgtgctgagtcttcgaaGCTATATAggcttttctctcgttgcagagtgggggttactctccaGCTgcgcttctcactgtggtggttacCCTTATTGCAGAGCAGTTGCTCCAGGACACGCGGGCTTTGGTAGatgtggttcccaggctccagagcacaggctcagcagctgtggcgcatgggcaAAGAGGCTATACAGCACGTGCGATCTTCCTGTACCAGGAATCAAATCGAGCCTGAATCTTCTGCCCTGGCAGGCGGACTCCACCACTGAGGCCCCAGGTAAGCCCCAAACCATCTTGAATTATATGCTTTACTTGCTTCTGTGAAATGCAGTAGATTAAGATCTAACTCggtgcagtggtagagaatctacctgctaatgcagaagacccaggttcgatccctgggtcaggaagatcccctggaggaggaaatggcaacccactccagtattcttgcctggaaaatcccatggacagaagagcctagtgggtgGGTTATAGCCCATGAGATCACAAACAGTGGGactcaactgagcatgcacatgcaaaaaaaaaaaaaaaaaagtgtttcatgTTATCTTGATGATAAAGTCATCTTTCTCAAAATGCCATTTTTCAGTCTACACAGAGGAAGGAAACCTCTccaaatatttgatatttatcaCATTCTTTACAGCAATGGAAAATGGAAATCATTTAAAAGGACAAGCTACATCCACTCAGTGGAATATTCTGCaattactgattttctttttttgcataaaaagtattttttttttcataaaaagtatttaaaagaatcaaataatctgggccttttgtttttatgtatttgtaaGTATACGCcccattttttctaattttgagaTCTAATTGGCATATAGCATTGTATTATTTAACATATacaatatgatttatatatatagtaaaattaCAGTAAGTTAACATCCAGCACCTCGCAGTTAACAAAATTTTTCCCTTGTGGCTATTCTAAATGATCAACCCCTCCAGGCGCTAGGTGCGAAATCCCTCCCCGTTGCCTGAGAGCCCTTCAACAAGCCACCAGCTCTGCATCAGCAgtgacatccaaccatcccaggagaccaggaggatttttttccactttacagaCGTGAAAACTAAGGTTCTGAGAGACTTCATAACCTGGCCCAGGCGTGGGCTTTGAGAACTAACAGAACCCAAGTCCCCCACACCTGTCCGATTTCACAGCAGAGGGTGGTTTGAGCAAACCTGTCATTGCTTCCTCCGAGAACCTACCAGAAAATTCTGGCCATTATCTCGATGCCACACGCAAGTGCAGTAAAGAATCGGCACTCAGGGCCTCTTTCCTAAACCCGGCTACTAATGTCTATCTTGTTAGTTTTCTCACCTCAGGGGCTGCGGCAGAAGTTTCGCAGCAGCGCAACCCCGTCCTTCAGCCCCGCCCACACCCTCTGCCTTCCTGCGGGAGCCTCCAGCATCCACTTGGGCTCCAGGCCATTCACTTGAGCGTGTGCAGCATCCCGAACACCTGCGTGAACCGCTCTTGGTCCAGGACGCGCCCGTAGCGCAGGGTGAGGTAGAAGGTCTGTTTCCCGCTGTACTGCTGGATCCGCACGAACAGCTCCTGGGGCCAATCCGGGCTCTCCGTCATGGGGATCACGTCAGCCACAGGGCAGTAGGTGTCCTGTCGCCGGCCCCAGAAGGTCAGGTGGGCCACCCGCAGCACGGTGCCCGCCTCGTTCACGTACAGGATGCCCACCAGCCTCCGGAAGAAATGGCTCATCCAGCACAACATGGCCAGGGCGAAGCCGGCGATGCCGCCCGCCAGGCACAAGGAGCTGAAGGGCATGAGGCCCTGGGAGTAGCAGTAGAGGCCCGGCGGCAGGGCGGCCACCGTCAGGGCCGTCTGTGCCACCTTCAGCCGAGACAGGTACCCGAAGGCCTTGATGGCGTCGAAGCGGTACACCATCTGAAACTTCTCCGTCTCTGGGCCCGGTGGcttctccctggaggagggcggcCAGCTTCCCACCCACCTCCTGGGATCCTGCCCACCGCAGCAGCACAGCCGGTGGAGCCGCCTGCCCCAGGCGGCTGGCCCTGGCGACGGCGCCACAGCTCGGAGGAAGGCAGCCTGGAAGAGAGACAAGGAGACCATTTCTCTCAGGGAACTCAACCGTGTGGACCACTCAAGGGACAAGCGCAAACCCCTCACACAGAGGCCAGTCCTGTGAGATCGGCATTACTGCCAGAGATGTTAAGAAAGGTAAAGCCAGTGGctttgtttgctgttgttcagttgctaagtcgtgtctgactctctgcgaccccatggtctgcagcccatcaggctcctctgttgcttTACCTCACAGATCTTCAGGAAAGCTGTGCACCACAGGAACCACTACTTCTACTCTACCATGGAGGAAACTAAGCCCAGAGAAGGCAAGCAGTGTACCCAAAGACTCACAGCCAGTCAGTGGGgcagagactttttttttgggggggggggggggagcagagtcttattttttaaagtggtccTCTTTCCTCCAGGTAGTTCAAGTAAATATGGGAAAGGAGGCAcaaccttcattcattcaacagttatCCTGCGAAAGGACAGCTCTACGCTGCCATTGAATAATCCATAGCTTGTATGACATTTCCTCAGGCAGGAAATGCCAGCAGTGTCCTAGGGGGGAACAAACCAGGGAGACAGTCATCGCAATAACTTCCCAATCCTCGGTTAGATTAAAGCGTCTTCTTGGGGTCTGAAATGAAACGCTATTTCTTGGCCTAGACTGAGAAGAGGTTGAacgaaggaggagggagggatgggggcatcAACCCGCTGCGCTAGGGTTACATGAGGCGCAGTTTCAAATCTCGAATAGTGCAGTGAAAGATACTTTGGGCGGTGGAGTCAGATCTGGGTTCCAATCCCGACTCCTACAGTCACCAGCTGTGgatccttgggcaaattactccgtctctctgggcctcagtttcttcatctttcaaaACGGGGATCCCGAATATACTGAATGTGATTATGGTCTGGAAGATTTCAAAACGCACTTGATGCGCTCCAAGTGCTCAGAGAGTTTTAGTTATTGCCAGCTGTAGGTCCACGTGACCGGAGGGCAAAGTAAGGCGGGAAGCAGCAAATTAAAacccaccagggatgtccctctgGCAGATTCTCCGAATGAGAACCCCTGGCGTCTGCATACTTGCCCCAGGCCTGCCCTTGACCCCCAAAGCACTTCACTTCCCTCGCTCCCCGCCACTCGCTTTCTTACCATGGTATCACTGCCCGGTGCCGGAAGTGAATCCACCTGCTCCCGGAACCGCTAAGAGCGCGTGCTGGGCCCAAATAAGACATAGAGGCGTGTTGCATTCTGGGATCTGTAGTCCAGAGCACAGCCCAGAGCCGCTAGTCGCCGGCATTGTGGGAGTGGATTCTCCTCCTCCCGGCGTGCCCTACGGCACGGGGGCCGGACCCGGAAGTTCCGGGCAGAGTTCCAAGTGCCAGCGAGTCCTATTAGGTGCGCGTGGAAACTAGGGTCATGGCTGCCCCCGGCCCAGCGCTCTGCCTCTTCGACGTGGACGGGACCCTGACGGCCCCGCGGCAGGTAAGAGGCGCCCGGCAGTAGCCGGTGCAGAGCCCCCAACTGCTCCCAGACGGGGCTAACGACCGCCCAGGTAGGCAATCTGGGGCGGCTAGGGACCGCCCACCTCCCTTGGAGAGACTGAACTCTACTCTGTGTTCCCTGGAGGGCTGAGACGGAAGCCCTAACCAGATCTTCAAGACCTCAGGGTGCTCGGAGAGATGGGACAGGCCGAAAAACTCTAAGAGAGCAAGGAACTTGTGTTGGCTTGGAAAACGCAATTCTGGACTTTCACCGTCAGCCCTGGCTGTGAAACCCAGCTCAGCCCCTTTACCAGCTTGTGTGCCCTTCTCAGATGTAACACTGTGGTCTGTGCCTGTAGCTTGATGTGAAAGACAGGTTTCCAAGTCAGACAGATCTAGTAGAGTCTCAGCTTTACCTCCTgacaactgtgtgaccttgagcaagtcacttaacctcagtATCTGTGGCTTTAAGTGGGGAGGTGACCTGTTCCTTGAGGTGTTTGTGGAGGTCGAATGAAATCATATAAGTTCATGAAAGTATCTTGCAGGCGGTAGGCTGGGTTCAATAATACTCAATTAGTATTAGCCACCACCACCGCTGCCTTCTCCAGCCCTGCAGTGGAGTGGGGTGATGGATAAGACCTAGATTGCTACAGGCTGCCTGTTGAGAGTCTCCCGGGACTCctggaaacttctcttttccaGATTTTGTTGCCATGGGCTCAGATTTTGTGATGACGCTCACTTTGACCTCCCCCTTGCATGAATCAGTCACTGAACAGCAGCCATTCAAACTTGGGACTGGTTCCAAGTGGCCTCGCTGTCTTCAAGTTCTGTCTCTACCCTGCTTGGTTCGGGCCGGATGGTAGCAGCGGTGGGTGCGCTCTGGAATTCACACGGAATGTATGTGACCTTAGCTGCATCATTGTACCTCTCTGAGCCACAAGTGCTATGTATCTAACGATGGTACTCAATTGCAAGTTCTCCAAAGGCCCTTTTTGACTCTGAGAGTCCACGATCCACACACACTTGTAAGTTGTTAAAAACCCATAGTGGTTCAGAGCCAGGGTCAGTAATTCATTGTTTGTAAAGGGCCAGGTAGCAAATACTTTTGTGTTTGCCCACCATATGGTCAGTACTAACTGCTCGACTTTAATGCAAAAGCAGCCATCGACCATATGTAGGCACTCTAGCTGTGTTCCGGTAAAACTGCTGCTCAGTTTGGCTCTTTGGTTGTGATGATCTTGGGTTTACATTCCAAGGCTTCTTACACAATATCATTAGAGCCTCTTAACCTTTCTCCCTTTTTCATCCCAAGTAAGgtagttattttcattttaaattaggaAACAGACACAGTAAAACCATCACCTTGGTTTCCATACAAGATCTGACAAAAATCTCTGGGCCTCAGGGTATTGTTATTTGCTAAGTTTGCCATTTTCTGCCAAAGCTTCAAGGTGGAGGCTGTTTCGGTTGCTAGGTGTGCCATTCAGGAACATGCTTCTGATTCCCAGAAGGAATCAGGACATATAAGCACGAAGTATGAAATAGCAGCAAAACCAGGCAACCTGCAGTGTATTCCCTTGAAACATTTCTTTGCTGAACATgatttttacacttaaaaaaaaatctaagttttaTGCACTGGGTGCTCCAGgtaaaaaataaagctaatttAGCAACAGATCTGCATTATACAACCTTTCCCTTTCTCAATAAACAACATTCGCAAACACTGATAAGCACAAGGCAATCCGAAAGCAATCAAATGGATTATCTTTTCTTGCAGCTGCTGAAACAGGATATGACCTAATCAGGTAAAATCTAGCCAGTGGTGTCAGAGCTTTGCGCATTTCAATGTGCTGCTAAAACATTGCTGTTCTGAGTGCTTTCCTAAGAAATGCCATTGCATCTAAAAGCAGTTGAGACTTAGAAGCCTGCAAAGAGAAGCAGGGCATAAACCTGGGTGGACTGTTTTCCAGCTTTCTCTCATGAAAAGCTTCAAATGTACAGAATCGCTGGGGGGAAAAAACAGTACCCAGAAGAACCATATTCACATCACTTAGATTCAGCAAtgattgggttttgttttgttttaattattggtttatttttggccacgttgggtctttgttgctgccctcaggctctctctagttgctgcaagcaggggctactttttCTTGGGGCACACTGACTTTTTGTGGCGGctttttgcagagcacaggctctgggtgcatgggcttcggcagttgcagcgtgtgggcttaGTGGTTGGAGTGCACGGGCTCcgttgccccacagcatgcggtatcttcccagatcaggggtcaaacccatgtctcctgcaggtggactcttacccactctaccaccagggaagtcgtcgctctcttttttaatctttgctgcATCACTTCCGAAGCTGTAGTCGTAATGGTACTTCAACCCCTGAATATTTACACCTGCAGCTCTTGACAGGGACCTCTGTTGTAACCACAACTTTGTGATCACACCTAAGGAAATGATCAGCAGTGCCCTAAAGTGATTTTATACA harbors:
- the TMEM186 gene encoding transmembrane protein 186; the encoded protein is MAAFLRAVAPSPGPAAWGRRLHRLCCCGGQDPRRWVGSWPPSSREKPPGPETEKFQMVYRFDAIKAFGYLSRLKVAQTALTVAALPPGLYCYSQGLMPFSSLCLAGGIAGFALAMLCWMSHFFRRLVGILYVNEAGTVLRVAHLTFWGRRQDTYCPVADVIPMTESPDWPQELFVRIQQYSGKQTFYLTLRYGRVLDQERFTQVFGMLHTLK